In the Ktedonobacterales bacterium genome, one interval contains:
- a CDS encoding ABC transporter ATP-binding protein — translation MSEERRQRPGGVQGGPMGRGGWGAMGMPVQKARDFKGTARRLLGYFAPQKYLLMVVLVTAILGTVFNIVGPKILGLATTRLFEGLLAKYQAFLRHQPAPGIDFTYIATVLLILLGLYIISSIFMYIQQYVMAGVAQRTVYRLRRDVDEKLSRLPLKYFDSRTHGEILSRAVNDMDNISSTLQQSITQLITSGVTVIGVVVMMLTISPLLSLIVVLTLPLSMLITLGLAKRSQKYFRNQQRELGHLNGHVEEMYTGHKIVKAFGRETQSIAEFTELNDKLYQAGWRAQFVSGMIMPLMRAIGNMGYVFVAVVGGIMVTNGRIALGDVQAFIQYAQQFTMPITQLANFANVIQSTMASAERIFELLDEQEEIPEAVDAQVIAAPQGAVQFEHVRFGYKEDALLMEDMNIDVQPGQMIAVVGPTGAGKTTLVNLLMRFYEVNDGRILVDGVDITQIKRGELRRTFGMVLQDTWLFSGTIRDNIAYGRQDAAEEEIIRAARAANADHFIRTLPEGYNTALNEEATNISQGQKQLLTIARAFLANPEILILDEATSSVDTRTEGQIQKAMAELMKERTSFVIAHRLSTIRDADLILVMNHGAIIEKGTHEELLAKQGFYADLYNSQFTVRTPVEEAV, via the coding sequence ATGAGTGAAGAGCGCAGACAACGACCTGGCGGCGTACAGGGCGGTCCGATGGGTCGAGGCGGATGGGGCGCGATGGGCATGCCGGTACAAAAAGCCAGGGATTTTAAGGGGACCGCCAGGAGATTGCTTGGCTATTTCGCGCCACAGAAATATCTCTTGATGGTCGTGCTTGTGACAGCCATTCTCGGCACGGTGTTCAACATTGTTGGGCCAAAAATCCTGGGGTTAGCGACGACCAGGCTGTTCGAGGGGCTGCTGGCGAAGTATCAGGCGTTTCTCAGGCATCAGCCCGCTCCTGGGATCGATTTCACGTATATTGCGACGGTCCTGCTGATTTTGCTTGGGCTGTACATCATCAGTTCCATCTTCATGTACATTCAGCAGTATGTGATGGCCGGTGTCGCGCAAAGAACGGTGTATCGCTTGCGCCGGGATGTGGATGAGAAGCTTTCGCGGCTGCCGCTGAAGTATTTTGACTCGCGCACGCATGGAGAAATCCTGAGCCGCGCCGTCAATGACATGGATAATATTAGCTCCACGTTGCAGCAAAGCATCACGCAGTTAATTACCTCTGGCGTTACCGTCATTGGCGTGGTTGTAATGATGCTCACCATCAGCCCGCTCCTGAGCCTGATAGTCGTGCTGACGCTGCCACTGAGCATGCTGATCACGCTGGGACTTGCGAAGCGTTCACAAAAGTATTTTCGCAATCAGCAGCGGGAGTTGGGGCATCTCAACGGCCATGTCGAGGAGATGTATACGGGCCACAAGATCGTCAAAGCCTTTGGGCGCGAGACGCAATCCATCGCTGAGTTTACGGAGTTAAACGACAAGCTCTATCAGGCGGGCTGGCGGGCGCAGTTCGTTTCTGGCATGATTATGCCGCTCATGCGGGCCATTGGCAACATGGGCTATGTCTTTGTGGCGGTGGTTGGCGGCATCATGGTGACGAACGGCAGGATTGCGCTGGGCGACGTGCAGGCGTTTATTCAGTATGCCCAGCAGTTTACTATGCCGATTACCCAGCTCGCCAATTTCGCCAACGTGATTCAATCAACAATGGCTTCGGCTGAGCGCATCTTTGAGCTGCTCGATGAGCAGGAAGAGATACCCGAAGCAGTTGATGCGCAGGTCATCGCGGCTCCGCAGGGAGCGGTCCAGTTCGAGCATGTCAGGTTTGGTTATAAAGAAGATGCGCTTCTGATGGAGGATATGAATATTGATGTCCAGCCAGGCCAGATGATCGCTGTTGTCGGCCCGACCGGCGCGGGTAAGACAACCCTGGTCAATCTGCTGATGCGCTTCTATGAAGTGAACGATGGCAGGATTCTGGTGGATGGTGTGGACATTACGCAGATCAAGCGTGGGGAACTGCGCCGCACGTTCGGTATGGTCCTTCAGGATACCTGGCTCTTTAGCGGAACTATCCGCGACAATATCGCCTATGGTCGTCAAGACGCTGCGGAAGAAGAGATTATCCGGGCTGCCAGGGCGGCAAACGCCGACCACTTTATCAGGACGTTGCCGGAAGGCTATAACACGGCCCTGAACGAAGAGGCGACCAATATCTCACAGGGGCAAAAGCAGCTGTTGACCATTGCCCGCGCGTTCCTGGCGAACCCGGAGATTCTGATTCTGGATGAGGCGACCAGCAGCGTTGATACCAGAACCGAGGGACAGATTCAGAAAGCGATGGCTGAACTGATGAAGGAGAGAACGAGCTTTGTGATTGCTCACCGACTCTCCACCATTCGGGACGCCGATCTGATTCTGGTCATGAATCATGGCGCGATCATCGAGAAGGGGACGCACGAAGAACTGCTGGCGAAGCAAGGCTTCTATGCCGACCTGTACAACAGCCAGTTTACCGTCCGAACTCCCGTAGAAGAAGCGGTCTGA
- a CDS encoding DUF790 family protein yields the protein MLKLTDLRKTTRRSNAGNGRTLYPHFLRDRSLAPRIDMAIQYLESMLERPRRELDQEIIMQLFGDHKLARCIVACLAATYRHRCRAFSEVLPGDSVQALSALHITNPSELRLWLFRHVNEELPGFVGGVERLPFLNQAGAMLGLDSNQIDTLITLDSPEQAILARTGPKPTAADIITRFNYSVVAAILANAPSISISLSRAPSHAETTRELCALADIQAELAGSTLVLRGRQDALEGWTRHGARLVRLLSALLACGLPAQSGEATIAAPGGGQWHVRLNTEIFAYLGMREAETGAEADFNTADLLECWRAQEAFASEYASIRRAGEEKGWTLRRAAEPLILDGAVLPTLFAATRGRQRVFLVLAPTTDTGAARLTAFATRTPLVTIRVAAGDSRGQASASEAGALPELTYSGRGDVAQLPTLLAQVVAETEKSAREQQLETTCEEAYNAGVFTEQQLAESLTCAVEELPGLFARPEARALAKDYHLQYIEGFGLCSAQVLMRARAVARDVASLRDLTESAIQRMRVLGRRLREITGASEGIECLIAYLGAA from the coding sequence ATGCTCAAGCTCACCGATCTACGCAAGACGACCCGCCGCTCAAATGCGGGGAATGGGCGCACGCTCTATCCGCATTTTCTGCGTGACCGCAGCCTTGCGCCGCGCATTGACATGGCGATCCAGTATCTGGAGTCAATGCTTGAACGGCCCCGGCGCGAGCTTGACCAGGAGATCATCATGCAGCTTTTCGGCGATCACAAGCTCGCCCGCTGTATCGTCGCCTGCCTTGCTGCAACATACCGGCATCGCTGCCGCGCGTTCTCCGAAGTCCTCCCTGGCGATAGCGTTCAGGCGCTCAGCGCGCTGCATATCACCAACCCCAGCGAACTGCGTCTCTGGCTCTTCCGCCATGTCAATGAGGAGTTACCCGGCTTCGTCGGCGGTGTGGAGCGCCTCCCCTTTCTCAATCAGGCTGGCGCCATGCTTGGCCTTGACAGCAACCAGATCGACACGCTTATCACTCTCGATAGCCCTGAGCAGGCCATCCTCGCTCGTACCGGGCCAAAGCCAACTGCCGCCGATATTATTACCCGTTTCAACTATAGTGTTGTCGCCGCCATCCTTGCCAACGCGCCCAGCATCAGCATCTCGCTCTCCAGAGCGCCCTCGCATGCTGAAACCACTCGTGAACTCTGCGCCCTGGCCGACATCCAGGCAGAACTCGCGGGGAGCACGCTCGTACTACGTGGTCGGCAAGATGCCCTCGAAGGCTGGACACGACACGGCGCGAGGCTGGTGCGCCTGCTGTCGGCCCTCCTCGCCTGCGGGCTTCCCGCGCAGTCCGGCGAAGCCACTATTGCCGCGCCGGGTGGTGGACAATGGCATGTGCGCCTGAATACTGAAATCTTCGCCTATCTCGGCATGCGCGAGGCAGAGACTGGCGCGGAAGCAGACTTCAATACAGCAGATTTGCTGGAGTGCTGGCGCGCCCAGGAGGCTTTCGCTTCAGAGTATGCCTCCATTCGCCGCGCTGGCGAAGAGAAGGGTTGGACGCTCCGGCGGGCAGCCGAGCCGCTCATCCTCGATGGGGCGGTGCTGCCCACGCTCTTTGCCGCAACACGAGGGCGGCAGCGCGTATTTCTCGTTCTCGCGCCCACAACAGATACCGGCGCGGCGCGCCTGACGGCTTTTGCCACACGCACGCCCCTGGTTACGATCCGGGTGGCGGCAGGCGATTCGCGTGGGCAAGCGTCGGCGTCAGAAGCTGGCGCTCTGCCTGAGCTGACCTACAGCGGACGAGGAGACGTGGCCCAGCTTCCTACGCTTCTCGCTCAGGTGGTGGCGGAGACCGAAAAAAGCGCCAGGGAGCAGCAGCTTGAGACAACCTGTGAGGAGGCATACAACGCGGGCGTCTTTACCGAGCAGCAGCTTGCCGAGAGCCTTACCTGCGCTGTCGAAGAGCTTCCTGGGCTGTTTGCCAGGCCCGAAGCACGCGCCCTCGCTAAAGACTACCATCTCCAGTATATCGAGGGCTTCGGCCTTTGCAGCGCCCAGGTACTGATGCGCGCTCGCGCCGTCGCGCGCGATGTCGCCAGCCTGCGTGATCTCACGGAGAGCGCCATCCAGAGAATGCGCGTTCTTGGTCGGCGGCTGCGCGAAATCACAGGCGCGAGCGAGGGCATCGAGTGCCTCATCGCCTATCTTGGCGCCGCCTGA
- a CDS encoding cellulase family glycosylhydrolase: protein MAPSRKFPWLVLCVVVLLGVIVSLGVIRVVNQLSATTSNSQTNAATPSPTQALPSPTPTPTPILPVLRVSGTQIVNATGQAVTLIGASHPGLEYLCSGDGHFRLADFQAMRSWGMNTVRIPLSSEFWANRHNACPNYHLTVTSAVVNAEAAGMYVILDLQWNAPLDLAGDPSFGGGQYPMPDSGKDLTFWQDLATIYRSDPNVIFDLFGEPHDISWSIWYKGGTIQTSAFRGNQFGNGQGTYQAIGMRDLAAKVRAIAPENLIIISGLGWGYDLSLVNKGYQIQVPNILYSTHPFDHSNQEPGSWSGAFGKLSQQAPVIAAEFGGYDCQTDYVSTAIRYFQAHHMSWIAWGWNIAPCSSPSLITDWSGTPNVPYGSYIRQQMRAFSQGSV, encoded by the coding sequence ATGGCTCCATCTAGAAAATTCCCCTGGTTGGTCTTGTGCGTGGTCGTTCTTCTGGGGGTGATCGTATCTTTGGGCGTTATTCGGGTGGTCAATCAACTCAGCGCCACGACCTCCAATTCCCAGACCAATGCGGCAACCCCTTCACCAACGCAGGCACTGCCCTCACCCACTCCCACTCCCACACCGATTCTGCCTGTCCTGCGCGTCAGCGGCACACAGATCGTGAACGCGACCGGGCAGGCAGTGACGCTCATCGGCGCGTCGCACCCAGGGCTGGAGTATTTGTGTTCTGGAGACGGTCACTTCCGACTTGCTGATTTTCAAGCGATGCGCTCCTGGGGGATGAATACTGTTCGGATTCCACTCTCATCGGAGTTTTGGGCAAATCGCCACAACGCCTGCCCCAATTATCATCTGACCGTCACCAGCGCCGTAGTCAATGCTGAAGCGGCGGGCATGTATGTCATTCTGGACTTACAGTGGAACGCCCCGCTTGATCTGGCTGGCGATCCCTCTTTTGGGGGAGGGCAATATCCCATGCCAGATAGCGGCAAAGACCTCACGTTCTGGCAAGACCTGGCAACGATCTATCGTTCAGACCCTAATGTGATCTTCGACCTGTTTGGCGAGCCACACGACATCTCCTGGAGCATCTGGTATAAAGGCGGGACTATCCAGACAAGTGCGTTCCGAGGCAATCAGTTTGGGAATGGGCAGGGCACCTACCAGGCCATCGGGATGCGCGATCTGGCTGCTAAAGTGCGCGCGATTGCGCCGGAGAATCTCATTATCATCAGTGGCCTGGGCTGGGGCTATGATCTATCCCTGGTTAACAAGGGGTATCAGATTCAGGTTCCTAACATCCTGTACTCAACCCATCCGTTTGATCACAGCAACCAGGAGCCTGGTAGCTGGTCGGGAGCGTTCGGCAAACTCTCCCAGCAGGCGCCAGTCATCGCTGCCGAGTTTGGCGGCTATGATTGCCAGACTGACTATGTCTCGACCGCTATCCGCTATTTCCAAGCACATCATATGTCCTGGATTGCCTGGGGTTGGAATATTGCTCCTTGCAGCAGCCCAAGCCTGATAACCGACTGGTCCGGCACACCGAACGTCCCCTATGGCTCGTATATCCGCCAGCAAATGCGGGCCTTTTCTCAGGGAAGCGTCTAG
- a CDS encoding DEAD/DEAH box helicase family protein produces the protein MSDDKVSNLPSPESDQDDEALEDDLFAALDEIQDESETQAQPASDEPATAAAPLPSSEERAPYALPVAPQLALQPRTYQQSAVDAWLRADGRGVVVLPTGAGKTIVAYDAIARLGVRTLIVVPTIELLRQWRAGMIAHLHLPKKSVGAVGGGEHSSGPVTVITYDSAAMKRRRLDGYGLLVFDEVHHLPAQSYRTIVAKTGAPWRLGLSATLGRADGRHEDLSTLIGPVVYERDAEELSAQKHIAAYKERRIYVDLAPEEELRYETLMAEWRWYLATRRSQLGNGPDMFNALIRRSAFDPEARRALRAHHEARLVALNANAKLAAIEGLLRKHARDKAIVFSEYVGMVDRISRQMLIPAITYRTPSAERHAILEGFRAGTITKLVTGRVLNEGVDVPDANVAIVASGSASMREYVQRLGRVLRPKATEAQLYEIISRRTTERNAARKRRPPRKAQNDAPRPI, from the coding sequence TTGTCCGACGACAAGGTATCCAATCTGCCATCACCTGAATCAGATCAGGATGATGAAGCGCTTGAAGATGATCTCTTTGCCGCGCTCGACGAGATTCAGGACGAGAGCGAAACCCAGGCCCAGCCAGCCAGCGACGAACCAGCCACAGCAGCCGCGCCGCTTCCTTCATCTGAGGAGCGGGCGCCCTATGCCTTGCCTGTCGCCCCGCAGCTTGCGCTTCAGCCGCGCACCTATCAGCAGAGCGCCGTTGATGCCTGGCTCCGCGCCGATGGTCGCGGGGTTGTTGTGCTGCCGACAGGCGCGGGCAAAACCATCGTCGCCTACGATGCCATTGCGCGCCTCGGCGTGCGCACGCTGATCGTCGTCCCAACCATCGAACTACTGCGCCAGTGGCGGGCCGGGATGATCGCGCATCTGCATCTGCCCAAGAAGAGCGTTGGCGCAGTTGGCGGTGGCGAGCATAGCAGCGGCCCCGTCACCGTGATCACCTACGATTCAGCGGCCATGAAGCGTCGTCGGCTCGACGGCTACGGCCTCCTTGTCTTCGATGAAGTCCATCATCTCCCGGCGCAAAGCTATCGAACCATCGTGGCAAAGACGGGAGCGCCCTGGCGGCTGGGCCTCAGCGCAACTCTGGGGCGCGCTGACGGACGCCACGAAGACCTCTCGACTCTGATTGGCCCGGTCGTTTACGAGCGCGACGCCGAAGAACTCTCGGCTCAGAAGCACATTGCCGCCTACAAAGAGCGGCGCATCTACGTAGACCTTGCGCCGGAGGAAGAACTGCGCTACGAGACGCTCATGGCCGAGTGGCGCTGGTATCTGGCGACCCGCCGCTCGCAGCTTGGCAACGGCCCCGACATGTTCAACGCGCTCATCCGTCGCAGCGCCTTCGATCCCGAAGCGCGGCGCGCCTTGCGCGCCCATCACGAGGCGCGGCTGGTTGCCTTGAACGCCAACGCCAAGCTTGCTGCGATTGAGGGTTTGCTGCGCAAACACGCGCGCGACAAAGCTATCGTCTTCTCCGAGTACGTCGGCATGGTTGACCGCATCAGCCGCCAGATGCTCATCCCCGCCATCACCTATCGGACGCCATCCGCCGAACGCCACGCGATCCTTGAAGGCTTCCGCGCCGGAACGATTACCAAACTGGTGACTGGCCGCGTCCTGAACGAAGGCGTGGACGTTCCCGACGCCAACGTCGCCATTGTCGCCAGCGGAAGCGCCTCGATGCGCGAATATGTCCAGCGGTTGGGGCGCGTCCTGCGTCCCAAGGCAACAGAGGCGCAGCTTTACGAAATTATTTCGCGCCGCACCACCGAGCGCAACGCCGCCCGCAAACGACGCCCGCCGCGCAAGGCGCAGAACGACGCGCCGCGCCCAATCTAG
- a CDS encoding ABC transporter ATP-binding protein codes for MITLLRFMKPYRLALALVLVLAFAQSMANLYLPTLMADIVDNGIVKGDTGYIWGVGGLMVLVTIGGVIAAIIGSFYAARIATGFGKIIRGKIFTQVEQFSLHEFDTLSTASLITRTTNDTTQIQQVLVITLGFMVTAPMMMIGGIILALRQDVALSWILVVVIPILVGVIVLLMTKAIPLFRAMQVKLDKLNLILDEGLTGVRVVRAFDRVKHEEQRFDEANLDLTNIAIRVNRMIASLMPIMMLLLNISSIAILWFGSIRVDNGDMQVGALIAFLQYAMQILFALLMVSMLFILLPRSAASADRINEVLAMTPEIKDAAEVKQTGEQRGYVEFADVTFSYPGAEEPALSNISFRAKPGEVTAIIGGTGAGKSTLVSLIPRFYDVDSGAILVDEVDVREMAQEHLRAKIGFVPQKAVLFSGTVAENIRYGKEDASDEEIQYAAEVAQATEFISEMKDGFQAVIAQGGTNVSGGQKQRLSIARALVRKPEIYVFDDSFSALDFKTDAKLRSALKKETLDATVLIVAQRVSTVMDADQIIVLDDGRVAGIGTHRELMETCEVYHEIVSSQLSVAEIAEKIA; via the coding sequence ATGATCACATTGCTGCGGTTTATGAAGCCGTATCGCCTGGCGCTTGCTCTTGTTCTGGTACTAGCCTTTGCTCAATCCATGGCAAACCTCTATCTGCCAACTCTGATGGCAGATATTGTGGATAATGGGATCGTGAAAGGCGATACGGGGTATATCTGGGGTGTCGGTGGCTTGATGGTGCTGGTGACGATTGGAGGCGTCATCGCTGCTATCATCGGCAGCTTCTATGCCGCCAGGATTGCTACCGGCTTTGGCAAAATTATTCGCGGCAAGATTTTCACTCAGGTGGAGCAATTTTCGCTGCACGAGTTTGATACGCTGAGCACAGCTTCACTGATTACGCGAACGACCAATGATACGACGCAGATTCAGCAGGTACTCGTCATCACCCTGGGTTTCATGGTGACTGCTCCCATGATGATGATCGGCGGCATTATTCTGGCGCTCAGACAGGATGTCGCGCTCTCCTGGATACTAGTCGTGGTCATTCCGATATTGGTCGGTGTGATTGTTTTGCTCATGACCAAAGCCATTCCCCTTTTCCGCGCGATGCAGGTGAAGCTTGATAAACTCAATCTCATTCTGGACGAGGGGCTGACCGGCGTGCGCGTCGTCCGGGCATTTGACCGCGTGAAGCACGAGGAGCAGCGCTTTGACGAGGCCAACCTCGATCTGACCAACATCGCTATCAGGGTCAACAGGATGATCGCATCGTTGATGCCGATCATGATGCTGCTGTTGAATATTTCCAGCATTGCGATTCTCTGGTTTGGCAGCATTCGCGTTGACAACGGGGATATGCAGGTTGGTGCGCTGATCGCCTTCCTGCAATATGCCATGCAGATTCTTTTTGCGCTGTTGATGGTTTCGATGCTGTTCATCCTGCTTCCGCGCTCTGCTGCCTCCGCAGATCGAATTAACGAGGTGCTGGCGATGACGCCTGAAATCAAGGATGCGGCAGAGGTAAAGCAGACTGGTGAGCAGCGGGGCTATGTGGAGTTTGCGGATGTGACCTTCAGCTATCCCGGAGCGGAAGAACCTGCGCTCTCCAACATTTCCTTCCGCGCCAAACCCGGTGAAGTCACGGCGATCATTGGCGGGACCGGCGCGGGCAAATCAACGCTGGTCAGCCTGATCCCTCGCTTTTACGATGTGGACAGCGGCGCTATCCTGGTTGACGAGGTGGATGTGCGCGAAATGGCGCAGGAGCATTTGCGCGCGAAGATCGGTTTTGTGCCGCAAAAAGCGGTGCTGTTCTCTGGAACGGTTGCCGAGAACATCCGCTATGGCAAAGAGGATGCTTCAGACGAAGAGATACAGTACGCGGCTGAGGTCGCCCAGGCCACTGAATTCATCTCTGAAATGAAAGACGGCTTTCAAGCGGTGATCGCTCAGGGTGGGACAAACGTGTCGGGCGGGCAGAAACAGCGTCTTTCGATTGCCCGCGCGCTGGTGCGCAAGCCAGAGATTTACGTGTTTGACGATAGTTTCTCGGCGCTGGATTTTAAAACTGATGCGAAGCTGCGATCTGCGCTCAAGAAAGAAACGCTTGATGCGACGGTGCTTATCGTGGCTCAAAGGGTCAGCACGGTCATGGACGCAGATCAAATCATCGTCCTGGATGACGGGCGCGTTGCTGGTATCGGGACGCATCGGGAACTGATGGAGACCTGTGAGGTCTATCACGAGATCGTCTCTTCTCAGCTTTCAGTGGCAGAGATAGCGGAGAAAATCGCATGA
- a CDS encoding nitrilase-related carbon-nitrogen hydrolase yields the protein MVKPYTAVGLIPTVRGIRTRADIKRNLEHLSHLVKAASWLSSLDLPVRLIAFPEGALQGFNDEVLDLDHVQFARECAIDIPGEETEALGKIARTYNAFIMAQAKARHPEIKDRYFNVGFILNPEGEVILQHYKVSPLFPVEHSVCPHDIYDWWIERYGRTLDAFWPVVDTEIGRMGIMMANEGSYPENARALALNGAEVVYRASYPHPATGNDIFEIQSRARALDNNMYLVAPNMGTYYLLPEDDTAIDTFGGRSFVINYKGQIVGRQEYGAGSTYVAGVIDIEALRDHRARAQWDNWLKDVRTELYQMLYEQPIYPKNLYLNREPMKHAEYREKVIQKQIDLMHERGVWVKPAR from the coding sequence ATGGTGAAGCCCTACACTGCCGTCGGACTCATTCCCACTGTGCGAGGCATTCGCACCCGCGCTGATATTAAGCGCAACCTCGAACACCTCTCTCATCTCGTGAAAGCCGCCTCCTGGCTTTCAAGCCTGGATTTGCCCGTCAGGTTGATTGCCTTTCCCGAAGGGGCGTTGCAAGGCTTCAACGATGAAGTGCTTGACCTCGACCATGTGCAGTTTGCCAGAGAGTGCGCGATTGATATTCCCGGCGAGGAGACTGAAGCTCTGGGGAAGATCGCCCGCACGTACAATGCGTTTATTATGGCGCAGGCCAAAGCGCGCCACCCGGAAATCAAGGATCGCTACTTCAACGTTGGCTTCATCCTTAACCCCGAAGGAGAAGTGATCTTGCAGCACTACAAGGTCTCTCCACTCTTTCCCGTCGAGCATTCCGTCTGCCCGCACGATATATACGATTGGTGGATTGAGAGATACGGCAGAACGCTCGATGCCTTCTGGCCGGTGGTTGATACGGAGATAGGGCGGATGGGCATTATGATGGCGAATGAAGGCTCTTACCCTGAAAACGCCCGCGCTCTCGCGCTGAACGGTGCAGAAGTCGTCTACCGCGCCTCTTATCCGCATCCGGCAACCGGCAACGACATCTTTGAGATTCAGAGCCGCGCCCGTGCGCTGGATAATAACATGTACCTTGTAGCACCCAACATGGGAACCTATTATCTGCTCCCGGAAGATGATACCGCCATTGATACCTTTGGTGGCCGCTCCTTTGTCATCAATTATAAGGGGCAGATTGTGGGGCGGCAGGAGTATGGAGCAGGCTCAACCTATGTTGCCGGTGTGATCGATATTGAAGCCTTGCGTGATCACCGCGCCCGCGCCCAATGGGACAACTGGCTCAAAGACGTGCGCACCGAACTCTATCAGATGCTGTACGAGCAGCCGATTTACCCCAAAAACCTCTACCTCAACCGCGAACCCATGAAACACGCTGAGTACCGTGAAAAGGTGATTCAGAAGCAGATTGACCTCATGCACGAACGCGGAGTTTGGGTCAAGCCAGCGCGCTAA